A stretch of Arachis hypogaea cultivar Tifrunner chromosome 15, arahy.Tifrunner.gnm2.J5K5, whole genome shotgun sequence DNA encodes these proteins:
- the LOC112751321 gene encoding protein FAR1-RELATED SEQUENCE 5, translating to MECYGGMDKIINLSSDESQSELGLPNNDVVDEDDLGKAELLSDEDGRVYGDVIGLSVEDIMKMVFQSEERAYEFYSRLGKCNGFGIYKGDYAKDEDETIMRIRFFCNRVGLRDGKQYNRLDKKRSHRPETHTNCQALMFVYLDKGSSIWKVRKVILELNHELMPRGMVHMIRSCRVISGFAKGHMDGMHAYGLPISKILGYMSWD from the coding sequence ATGGAATGCTATGGTGGGATGGACAAGATAATCAATTTGTCATCGGATGAAAGTCAATCTGAGTTAGGCCTTCCAAACAATGATGTTGTTGATGAGGATGATTTAGGAAAGGCTGAGTTGTTGTCGGATGAGGATGGTCGTGTGTATGGAGACGTGATTGGGTTGAGTGTCGAGGACATAATGAAAATGGTGTTTCAAAGTGAGGAGCGTGCATATGAGTTTTATTCGAGGCTAGGGAAATGCAACGGATTTGGGATCTATAAGGGAGACTATGCGAAGGATGAAGATGAGACTATAATGAGAATAAGGTTCTTCTGTAACAGGGTTGGCCTAAGGGATGGAAAGCAGTACAACAGATTAGACAAGAAGAGATCTCACAGGCCTGAGACACACACGAATTGTCAGGCCTTGATGTTTGTATACCTTGATAAGGGGAGCTCAATTTGGAAGGTTCGGAAAGTAATCCTCGAGCTTAACCATGAACTGATGCCTAGGGGAATGGTTCACATGATCCGAAGTTGCCGGGTGATATCTGGGTTCGCAAAGGGCCACATGGATGGAATGCATGCGTATGGCTTACCGATATCTAAGATACTAGGGTACATGAGCTGGGATTGA
- the LOC112751317 gene encoding pentatricopeptide repeat-containing protein At3g14330 — translation MMVMFPAISLSTNITVKTNITVSATPTPRTTTTQKLHKTTPPLGSTLKSLCKLGKLEEALSVIESSKRKPNDEDIEVFSLFLHACISTKSLEHAQKLRSHILRSKPSLLQNPTLKSKLITLFSVCGQLEEARRVFNDQTSSEATPSEPVWVAMAIGYSRNGFSTEVLLLYSNMLLHSVKPGNFAFSVALKACVDTSDAFLGRAIHAQIVKHDEEADQVVKNALLKFYVECGGCFNEALKVFEVMPQRNVVSWNTLIAGLAGQGRVFEMLDAFRVMQGEAMGFSWVTLTTVLPVCGQVTALHSGKEIHGQIVKSKKRGDVPLLNSLMDMYAKCGAIGYCRKVFDRMQNKDLTSWNTMLSGYSINGQIDEAMALFDEMISNNIRPDGITFVALLSGCSHSGLTSEGNRLFHVMQNYGVKPSLEHYACLVDMLGRSGKLHEGLAVAESLPMKPSGSIWGSLLNSCRLYGNVSLAETVAERLFEIEPNNSGNYVMLSNIYANAGMWEEVKRVREMMAMRGIKKDAGCSWIQIKHRIHTFVAGGSTDFRNSAEFCRVWSELSNATKKVGYVPDTEVVLHDINEEMKTTWVCGHSERLAAVYALINTGEGMPVRITKNLRVCVDCHSWMKAVSRVTRRLIVLRDTNRFHHFENGTCSCKDYW, via the coding sequence ATGATGGTCATGTTCCCCGCCATATCTCTCTCAACGAACATAACTGTCAAAACCAACATAACAGTTTCCGCCACACCAACACCAAGAACCACAACAACTCAGAAATTACACAAAACAACACCACCTCTTGGTTCAACCCTGAAATCCCTTTGCAAATTGGGAAAATTGGAGGAGGCCCTTAGCGTTATAGAATCCTCAAAGCGCAAACCCAATGATGAAGACATTGAagttttctctctcttcctccatGCCTGCATCTCCACAAAGTCATTGGAACATGCCCAAAAGCTCCGTTCCCACATTCTTCGCTCAAAACCGAGCCTTTTGCAGAACCCCACCCTGAAGAGCAAGCTCATCACGCTCTTCTCCGTCTGCGGCCAACTCGAGGAGGCTCGCCGTGTCTTCAATGACCAAACCAGCAGTGAAGCCACTCCCTCGGAGCCAGTGTGGGTAGCCATGGCAATTGGGTACTCTAGAAACGGATTTTCTACTGAAGTTCTGCTTCTGTATAGTAATATGTTGTTGCATTCTGTGAAGCCCGGAAATTTCGCGTTTTCGGTGGCTCTTAAGGCCTGTGTGGATACCTCTGATGCTTTCTTGGGTAGAGCAATCCATGCCCAGATTGTGAAGCATGATGAGGAAGCTGATCAAGTTGTGAAAAATGCCCTGTTGAAGTTCTATGTGGAGTGTGGAGGGTGCTTCAATGAGGCACTGAAGGTGTTTGAGGTAATGCCTCAACGAAATGTTGTATCTTGGAACACGCTGATTGCGGGTTTGGCTGGTCAAGGGAGAGTGTTTGAGATGCTCGATGCTTTTCGAGTTATGCAGGGAGAGGCGATGGGGTTCAGTTGGGTCACCCTTACAACGGTTCTTCCGGTTTGTGGTCAAGTTACTGCACTTCACAGTGGGAAGGAGATACATGGGCAAATTGTGAAGTCTAAGAAGAGAGGTGATGTTCCTTTACTTAACTCTCTTATGGACATGTATGCCAAATGTGGAGCAATTGGTTATTGTAGAAAAGTGTTTGACAGAATGCAGAACAAGGACTTAACATCATGGAATACAATGCTTTCTGGGTATTCAATCAATGGGCAAATAGATGAGGCAATGGCTTTGTTTGATGAAATGATAAGTAATAACATTAGGCCAGATGGTATCACCTTTGTTGCCTTGTTATCTGGTTGTAGCCATTCAGGACTTACAAGTGAGGGGAACAGGTTGTTTCATGTGATGCAAAATTATGGGGTGAAACCATCTCTAGAACATTATGCTTGTCTGGTAGATATGTTAGGTAGGTCAGGGAAACTCCACGAGGGGTTAGCAGTGGCAGAAAGCCTTCCAATGAAGCCTAGCGGAAGCATATGGGGATCGTTGCTTAACTCGTGTCGGCTCTATGGCAACGTTTCTCTCGCAGAAACTGTGGCCGAGCGGTTGTTTGAGATTGAACCTAACAATTCCGGAAACTATGTGATGTTGTCCAACATATATGCAAACGCAGGGATGTGGGAGGAGGTGAAGAGAGTTAGAGAAATGATGGCAATGAGGGGAATCAAGAAAGATGCCGGATGTAGTTGGATACAAATAAAGCATAGAATTCATACATTTGTTGCAGGAGGGAGCACCGATTTTCGCAATTCAGCTGAGTTTTGCAGAGTTTGGAGTGAGTTGTCAAATGCTACAAAGAAAGTGGGATATGTCCCTGACACAGAAGTTGTTCTTCATGATATTAACGAAGAGATGAAGACAACGTGGGTTTGTGGACACAGTGAAAGGCTTGCAGCAGTGTATGCACTCATCAACACTGGTGAGGGAATGCCAGTTAGGATTACTAAGAACCTCAGAGTTTGTGTGGATTGTCACTCATGGATGAAGGCAGTTTCAAGAGTTACAAGGAGATTGATTGTATTGAGAGATACAAATAGGTTTCACCATTTTGAAAATGGTACTTGTTCTTGTAAGGACTATTGGTGA
- the LOC112751318 gene encoding deoxyhypusine synthase isoform X1: protein MGEAKEDNVVLSSVHSTVFKESENLEGKCTKIEGYDFNQGVNYHQLLKSMVTTGFQASNLGDAIQVINQMLDWRLADEPVVDDCSEEERDLGYRRSVTCKVFLGFTSNLISSGVRDTVRFLVQHHMVDVIVTTTGGIEEDLIKCLAPTYKGDFSLDGAYLRSKGLNRIGNLLVPNDNYCKFEDWIIPIFDQMLTEQNNENVIWTPSKLIARLGKEIKNESSYLYWAYKNNIPVFCPGLTDGSLGDMLYFHSFRNPGLIVDIVQDIRAMNGEAVHASPRKTGMIILGGGLPKHHICNANMMRNGADYAVFINTAQEFDGSDSGARPDEAVSWGKIRGSAKTVKVHCDATIAFPLLVAETFAPRVKPCNQ, encoded by the exons ATGGGTGAGGCAAAGGAAGATAATGTTGTTCTATCTTCAGTTCACTCCACAGTCTTCAAAGAATCCGAAAATCTAGAAGGAAAATGCACCAAAATTGAAGGCTATGACTTCAACCAAGGCGTCAATTATCATCAGCTTCTCAAGTCCATGGTCACCACTGGCTTTCAAGCTTCAAACCTAGGAGACGCAATCCAAGTCATTAATCAAATg CTAGATTGGAGGCTCGCTGATGAACCAGTAGTCGATGATTGCAGTGAGGAAGAGAGGGATTTGGGTTACCGAAGGTCTGTTACGTGCAAGGTGTTTCTGGGATTCACTTCTAATCTCATCTCCTCTGGTGTTAGAGACACTGTTCGGTTTCTCGTTCAACATCACATG GTTGATGTAATTGTGACAACTACTGGCGGCATTGAGGAAGATCTTATAAAGTGCCTTGCACCAACATACAAAGGAGATTTCTCTCTGGATGGAGCCTATCTGCGCTCAAAGGGATTGAATCGTATTGGTAATTTGTTGGTCCCTAATGACAATTATTGCAAATTTGAGGACTGGATTATTCCCATTTTTGATCAGATGTTGACAGAACAAAATAATGAG AATGTGATATGGACACCATCCAAGTTGATTGCTCGATTGGGTAAAGAAATAAAGAATGAAAGCTCTTACCTTTATTGGGCATACAAG AACAATATTCCAGTATTTTGTCCGGGCTTAACCGATGGCTCATTGGGGGACATGCTGTACTTCCATTCGTTCCGCAACCCGGGTCTGATTGTAGACATAGTGCAAG ATATAAGGGCCATGAATGGAGAAGCTGTACATGCGAGTCCTAGGAAGACCGGCATGATTATTTTAGGAGGTGGTCTTCCAAAGCATCACATCTGCAATGCCAATATGATGCGTAATGGTGCAGACTACGCTGTTTTTATTAATACCGCACAAGAATTTGATGGTAGTGATTCGGGAGCTCGTCCAGATGAAGCTGTTTCCTGGGGAAAAATACGAGGATCTGCAAAAACTGTTAAG GTCCACTGCGATGCAACCATCGCCTTCCCTTTGCTTGTTGCCGAAACATTTGCCCCAAGAGTGAAACCTTGCAATCAATAG
- the LOC112751320 gene encoding cation-dependent phenylpropanoid and flavonoid 8-O-methyltransferase 1 isoform X2 produces MGTSPESGQLLSILLKLLNAKKTIEIGVFTGYSLLLTALNIPLDGKITAIDIDRKAYEVGLPFIKKAGVEHKIDFIESPALPILDKLLQDPSNLGTYDFAFIDADKWSYVKYHERLINLVKVGGLLVYDDTLLGGYVVWPEEDVEASHRPYRKALIEVNDALATDPRVEIALASVGDGLTICRRIA; encoded by the exons ATGGGTACTAGTCCTGAATCAGGCCAACTACTGTCAATATTGTTGAAGCTATTGAATGCCAAAAAGACGATTGAAATTGGAGTGTTTACTGGCTACTCTCTTCTTCTTACAGCTCTTAACATTCCTCTTGATGGAAAG ATTACAGCCATAGATATTGACAGAAAAGCTTATGAGGTTGGGTTACCATTCATCAAAAAGGCTGGAGTAGAGCACAAGATTGATTTTATAGAGTCTCCAGCTCTGCCAATTTTGGACAAACTATTGCAAGAT CCTTCAAACTTGGGAACTTATGACTTCGCCTTCATTGATGCTGACAAATGGAGCTATGTGAAGTACCATGAGAGGCTCATAAATCTGGTGAAGGTTGGTGGGTTGCTTGTCTACGATGACACACTCTTAGGTGGATATGTTGTGTGGCCTGAAGAGGATGTTGAAGCTTCTCACAGACCATATCGAAAAGCTTTAATCGAAGTCAACGACGCACTCGCCACAGACCCACGCGTTGAGATCGCTCTTGCTTCTGTCGGAGACGGACTCACTATTTGCAGGCGCATTGCATGA
- the LOC112751320 gene encoding probable caffeoyl-CoA O-methyltransferase At4g26220 isoform X1 produces the protein MDSDAPVILQSEKLAKYIVETAVYPREPQLLKELRELTQNYPRGFMGTSPESGQLLSILLKLLNAKKTIEIGVFTGYSLLLTALNIPLDGKITAIDIDRKAYEVGLPFIKKAGVEHKIDFIESPALPILDKLLQDPSNLGTYDFAFIDADKWSYVKYHERLINLVKVGGLLVYDDTLLGGYVVWPEEDVEASHRPYRKALIEVNDALATDPRVEIALASVGDGLTICRRIA, from the exons ATGGATTCCGATGCTCCAGTCATACTACAGAGCGAAAAGTTAGCAAAG tatATAGTGGAAACTGCTGTTTACCCTCGCGAGCCACAGCTTCTTAAAGAGCTGAGGGAACTGACTCAGAATTATCCTAG GGGTTTCATGGGTACTAGTCCTGAATCAGGCCAACTACTGTCAATATTGTTGAAGCTATTGAATGCCAAAAAGACGATTGAAATTGGAGTGTTTACTGGCTACTCTCTTCTTCTTACAGCTCTTAACATTCCTCTTGATGGAAAG ATTACAGCCATAGATATTGACAGAAAAGCTTATGAGGTTGGGTTACCATTCATCAAAAAGGCTGGAGTAGAGCACAAGATTGATTTTATAGAGTCTCCAGCTCTGCCAATTTTGGACAAACTATTGCAAGAT CCTTCAAACTTGGGAACTTATGACTTCGCCTTCATTGATGCTGACAAATGGAGCTATGTGAAGTACCATGAGAGGCTCATAAATCTGGTGAAGGTTGGTGGGTTGCTTGTCTACGATGACACACTCTTAGGTGGATATGTTGTGTGGCCTGAAGAGGATGTTGAAGCTTCTCACAGACCATATCGAAAAGCTTTAATCGAAGTCAACGACGCACTCGCCACAGACCCACGCGTTGAGATCGCTCTTGCTTCTGTCGGAGACGGACTCACTATTTGCAGGCGCATTGCATGA
- the LOC112751318 gene encoding deoxyhypusine synthase isoform X2: MVDVIVTTTGGIEEDLIKCLAPTYKGDFSLDGAYLRSKGLNRIGNLLVPNDNYCKFEDWIIPIFDQMLTEQNNENVIWTPSKLIARLGKEIKNESSYLYWAYKNNIPVFCPGLTDGSLGDMLYFHSFRNPGLIVDIVQDIRAMNGEAVHASPRKTGMIILGGGLPKHHICNANMMRNGADYAVFINTAQEFDGSDSGARPDEAVSWGKIRGSAKTVKVHCDATIAFPLLVAETFAPRVKPCNQ; this comes from the exons ATG GTTGATGTAATTGTGACAACTACTGGCGGCATTGAGGAAGATCTTATAAAGTGCCTTGCACCAACATACAAAGGAGATTTCTCTCTGGATGGAGCCTATCTGCGCTCAAAGGGATTGAATCGTATTGGTAATTTGTTGGTCCCTAATGACAATTATTGCAAATTTGAGGACTGGATTATTCCCATTTTTGATCAGATGTTGACAGAACAAAATAATGAG AATGTGATATGGACACCATCCAAGTTGATTGCTCGATTGGGTAAAGAAATAAAGAATGAAAGCTCTTACCTTTATTGGGCATACAAG AACAATATTCCAGTATTTTGTCCGGGCTTAACCGATGGCTCATTGGGGGACATGCTGTACTTCCATTCGTTCCGCAACCCGGGTCTGATTGTAGACATAGTGCAAG ATATAAGGGCCATGAATGGAGAAGCTGTACATGCGAGTCCTAGGAAGACCGGCATGATTATTTTAGGAGGTGGTCTTCCAAAGCATCACATCTGCAATGCCAATATGATGCGTAATGGTGCAGACTACGCTGTTTTTATTAATACCGCACAAGAATTTGATGGTAGTGATTCGGGAGCTCGTCCAGATGAAGCTGTTTCCTGGGGAAAAATACGAGGATCTGCAAAAACTGTTAAG GTCCACTGCGATGCAACCATCGCCTTCCCTTTGCTTGTTGCCGAAACATTTGCCCCAAGAGTGAAACCTTGCAATCAATAG